In Phaseolus vulgaris cultivar G19833 chromosome 3, P. vulgaris v2.0, whole genome shotgun sequence, the sequence aataataatagaatttgGGCGAACAAGCAGTTAAAATGGGCACAGATGCAATGTGTGGGAGTGAAGTGGTGTATAAAGAAAGATGAGCCCAATCCAAGTGAGTGTATTCACGACGGCACCACCTTCGGCAACGTCAGCCTCTGGTCAGGTGGATAACCTCGCCCTCCTAATCGACAAATCTAAATCCATAAGCCACCTTCTCCAAATCCACGCTGCACTCCTCCGTCGCGGCCTCCACCACCACCCAATCCTCAACTTCAAGCTCCAACGCTCCTACACCTCCCTCGGCCTCCTCCACCATTCCGTCACCCTCTTCAACCTCACCCCAGCCCCTAACGTCTTCCTATGGACCTCCATCATCAACGCCCATGCCCACTCCGGTCTCTGCGACTGCGCCCTCTCTTACTACGCCCAAATGCTAGCCCACTACGTTCAACCCAACGCCTTCACCCTCTCTTCCCTCCTCAAAGGTTGCACCCTCGAACCCACCACAGTCGTTCACTCTCACGCCGTTAAGTTGGGTCTAAGTTCCGACCTTTACGTCTCCACGAGCCTCGTTGATGCCTACGCACGAGGCGGTGATGTTGTGTCCGCGCAGAAACTGTTTGACGCAATGCCTGAGAGGAGTTTGGTTTCTTTGACTGCCATGCTTACTTGCTACGCAAAACATGGGATGCTCCGAGAGGCGCGGTTGTTGTTTGAAGAGATGGGGGTGAAGGATGTGGTGTGTTGGAACGTGATGATTGATGGGTATGCTCAGCATGGGTGTCCGAATGAGGCTTTGGTGCTTTTTAGGGAAATGCTGGGTAAGAAGGTTAGGCCCAATGAGATAACTGTGTTGGCAGTTTTGTCGTCTTGTGGCCAGCTTGGTGCGTTGGAGTGTGGTAGGTGGGTGCATTCGTATGTTGAGAATAATGGTGTTGGGGTTGGGGTCAAGGTAAACTTACGTGTGGGCACTGCGTTGGTTGATATGTACTGCAAATGTGGGGGTTTGGATGATGCGCGCAAGGTGTTTGATGGGATGGAGGGAAAAGATGTGGTGGCGTGGAATTCGTTGATTATGGGGTATGGCATACATGGGTTTGGTGATGAGGCATTGCAGTTGTTTCATGAGATGCTTTGTGTTGGAGTGAGACCCTCAGATATTACTTTTGTTGCTGTTTTGACTGCATGTGCGCATGCTGGTTTGGTTGGCAAAGGATGGGAGGTTTTCGATTTGATGAGGGATAGGTATGAGATGGAACCAAAGGTTGAGCATTATGGGTGTATGGTTAATCTTCTTGGCCGTGCTGGGCGTGTGCGAGAAGCTTATGACCTTGTGAGAAGCATGGAGGTTGAGCCTGATCCTGTCCTGTGGGGGACTTTGCTTTGGGCTTGTAGAATCCATAACGATGTTTCTTTGGGAGAGGAGGTTGCGAAGTTTCTTGTGAGTAATGATTTGGCTACTTCAGGGACTTGTGTCCTTGTCTCTAACATGTATGCTGCTGCTCGTAACTGGGATGGTGTGGCTAAGGTCAGATCATTTATGAAAGGGAGTGGGGTTGAGAAGGAACCTGGTTGTAGTTCAATTGAAGTTGACAACAGGGTGCACGAGTTTCTTGCTGGTGATTTAAGACACCGGCGAAGCAAGGATATATATTCGATGCTCGAGGAAATGAATTGTTGGCTCAAGGCACGCGGTTATACCCCAAAAATAGATGTTGTATTGCATGATATAGGGGAGCAACAGAAAGAGCAATCGTTGGAAGTTCACAGTGAGAAGCTTGCCTTAGCATTTGGGCTTTTAAGTACCAGTCCAGGAACCACAATTAAGATTATAAAGAACCTTCGAGTGTGTTTGGATTGTCATGCCGTGATGAAGATGATGTCCAAGATCTCTGGCCGAAAAATAATAATGAGAGACCGGAATCGGTTCCACCACTTTGAGAACGGTTCGTGTTCATGTGGTGATTACTGGTGaacttaatttattatatttttttacataaagtTCCTTTCTTCTAAAAGAGAAGCACCAGATCTGCTGCTTTTGCTGACATTAGCTTTGGATGCAATAGCAGCTAACGTACTAAGAGATGCACAGGTTCTAAAATTCAAGATCGAATTCCTATTGTATATTAACATGTCACTTATAatctataaaattatatatgtaattGTTACTTAAATCCTTGCTATTCCTCACCATTCATAATTGTCAATAAACAACTGTCATCTAAAAAACATCAAGATACTAATCATTCCGAGTCAGCCTCAACTGTATAATGAGGTCTTAGTGGGATTGGGTTGTGTATTGGGTAACACGTTGCTCCTGGTTCAGTTCTTTACATCTCATTACTCAATAATTTAATCTATTCCTTTTCTGACCCTTGAACGTATTAGAGACGTCTTGTTATTACTTTATTACTTGACATCTAATGCTCTAGTTTATTATTACGTTCCCGTGTCATCTACAGTATCGATGAAATGGTGGTCTAGGACCCCAGAATAATTGTTTAGTGCTGCTACGCGTCCCACCAAAAATAAAGTTTATACTTCGTTGCGCCCGCGGGGAAATCTAATTCTCCTCCTTCCTTTTATCGAGCTGTTAAACACGATATTATTTACCAATAACTTTCCCTTCCGCATTTCCTTCATAAGTTACCTTAAAGGATCAAAGGGGCCTAAAATGCAAGAAAGGTAAGTAGACACAATACACAAGTCAACCGATACTTGTGCAGGATGTTCTAAATCTATACATTTTGCTTATTAAGAATACACTCCTACAAACTACATTTTACTTTAAGTTATAGCAAATTACAACAGGATCCACGAACAATGAGTTATACCTACAACTATGGTTAAAATGGGTAACCTACCCACCCACTCAAAATACACTTCCACCGATCTCATCTCAAGGGTggaaaagaaataatttaatttactaGTCCTTCATAGATATTACATTCTGAAATCCAAAACACAAACTGTATTATTGGCAAAACATGCAGCAATCTTATCCCCCTCCTTATTCCAACAGACCTCAAAAATGCCTCCATTGCCCGTGTATGTCTTGACAATCTTGCCTTCTTTCAATGACCATATGTGCATGGATCGGTCAAGAGACCCGCTAACTAAATACTCACCATTGGGACTAAAAGCAACAGAATATACGGGATGCCTGTAGAATCAAATAGACATATCAGGGAAACAAAACTCACGGCCTCGCTTATTGTGCGAGAATATTTGGAAGTGATTGTTCTATTAACGTTTATATTCTGGAAACAATTTTCGAAAATAGAATTTTGACGGGAAATTTATTGCTTAGTGTGGAATTGTTTTAAAAACAGTGTTCAAAACAAAAAGCGTTCAAAACAAAAAGGTGTTTATAAAGGTCTTGCATTGGTGAAACTTCAAATTGAAGGTTAGATTAAATGTTGATCAGCCTCCTCTCAGTCTACAACTTCGAAACTGAGAATGAAAAGAGGCTGATATTCACAGAATACCCTTACGTAAGAATAAACTAGAGCTCAGAAGAccctcaaataaataaatttcatctATAAAAACGGTACCTGTGTCCATCCAAGCTGTAGATAAGTTTCCCGAGTTCTACATCCCACAGCTTTACAGTTGAGTCAAATGAAGCACTGCAAAAATGGAAGATGACTGcaatgtttttaaaatgaaaactaaattcCAAAAAGTATccaacaaaagaaaaaatagcAAGCAGGCACCCATCATCATAATCAAACTGTCAAGAGGGGAATAATTTACAAAAAGTTTAAAAGAGTACTTTAACAAATTCTCTACAGCAGTCAAATATATAGAATGTAAACCTTGTTTAAGTtaaagaatttgaaatttagGGATGGTCAATCAAAGAGGCAAAACAGTATAACACTAAGTGAACACAATTATAATCAATTGGAATCAGCAACCTGCCAAAGGCAACATACAAGATAAAACATCATTACGGACTGAAGAAATGAAGTCCACATCCATCGACTAGGATTCAGGGATCCAGAAGCAGAGTAAAACAACATTCTAAGTTTGGAGAAATCATACACAGATGCATGTATGTAAATCACAACTGGAGAACCTAATTTCACCATGAAACTAACTTACCTGGCCAAAACAAGTTTATGATTAGGATTATTTGTACCAGGACCAGTGGGGCTCCATCGGATGGTATATATCTCCTACAAAGCAAATTATTTAGTTTTCCCCACAACATGCATAACACATCAAGAATTAAAATGGCAAATTACAATATGCAGACACAAACGGAAGACACAGGAAAACAGACAAAACTCAGGGTACCTTGGAATGCTCCTTTAAGTCATGAAGATATGTATCCTGCTTCATACTCCATATCTACAAAACAATCACAACACAACCAATCCAAACAAGAACATCAAACCAACATACTGTATTATCAAAGATGACTTCAAATTTCAGACAATaagtaattttataaaaatatcaaaacaattGCCTGCAGTATCagacaaaataatataattagtatGATAATAACATAGATCTAGGAGTGTAGATTTATGTTTAACTCAATCCTACAACATTGATTTGTGAAGTGAGAGTTATCTTCCACTTATATATATACTCTCTAGCTTTCtctctagtcaatgtgagaCTTAGTTTTTTCCCAAAATACCCGCTTACACACACCATTGGACTTGCTGTTAGTTATATGGTAGGTGGTCCAATAACAAAAGTAGGATAGGTACTGATATCACCTTAGAATGTAAAATTGAGTTTAACTGAATCTCATAAAACCAGCAAGAGATGCCCTCTACTTTCATAAACTATTTCAGCCTTTTCTCTCATCAAAATGGGACATGAGTTTTCCccaatattaaataataagatCACGAGGTTAGTTACTAAGTGGTCAACTATTACCTTTGCTGTGATGTCATCAGAACATGAGGCCAGCAATGAACCAGTCGGATCCCATTTGACACAATTAACTTCTCCCTGAAAATGCAGTAAGGTCATTAGCGGATGTAATGTAAAGAAATATCTCTAACTACTGGCTTTCCAAACACTCAACAGATAAAATTCAGATCTTTGATGATTTAATAACCTCAGTCAAAAAACTATGACGTAAAATGCAAACAAGTAAACCCTATAATCTGGTTAAGTGGATTTTACCTGATCAAGaccaaattacaaaaaaaatacaagttgtTAAACTATatgggagagagagagagagagctgATTGTATGTTTCTGAGGAAACACatgtttttgtttaaattaaaaaaagaaatcaaaataataaatagagATTTGACATCCTCTAATAATAAAGATATTATATGGGaataaatcaaaacatttttaatatcaTACATATACATATTACTACAATTGACAAATCTAATGATGTCTCAAGACTCCATTTTTCTCTTAAGAAATGACAGTGAGCCTTAAAAAGTTTGGTCCTCTCATGGAAGAGAGGATTAGAGGCAATGTGTAATAATGCCTTGTTGTCACATATAAGATGCATTCTGTAACTTTCTTCAATATTAAGCTTTTTGAAGAGTTGTTTTAGCCATATGAGGTCACAGTGACCAATGTCATTGCCATGTATTTGATATTCCTACAACATTATGTCTCT encodes:
- the LOC137808264 gene encoding pentatricopeptide repeat-containing protein ELI1, chloroplastic, translating into MSPIQVSVFTTAPPSATSASGQVDNLALLIDKSKSISHLLQIHAALLRRGLHHHPILNFKLQRSYTSLGLLHHSVTLFNLTPAPNVFLWTSIINAHAHSGLCDCALSYYAQMLAHYVQPNAFTLSSLLKGCTLEPTTVVHSHAVKLGLSSDLYVSTSLVDAYARGGDVVSAQKLFDAMPERSLVSLTAMLTCYAKHGMLREARLLFEEMGVKDVVCWNVMIDGYAQHGCPNEALVLFREMLGKKVRPNEITVLAVLSSCGQLGALECGRWVHSYVENNGVGVGVKVNLRVGTALVDMYCKCGGLDDARKVFDGMEGKDVVAWNSLIMGYGIHGFGDEALQLFHEMLCVGVRPSDITFVAVLTACAHAGLVGKGWEVFDLMRDRYEMEPKVEHYGCMVNLLGRAGRVREAYDLVRSMEVEPDPVLWGTLLWACRIHNDVSLGEEVAKFLVSNDLATSGTCVLVSNMYAAARNWDGVAKVRSFMKGSGVEKEPGCSSIEVDNRVHEFLAGDLRHRRSKDIYSMLEEMNCWLKARGYTPKIDVVLHDIGEQQKEQSLEVHSEKLALAFGLLSTSPGTTIKIIKNLRVCLDCHAVMKMMSKISGRKIIMRDRNRFHHFENGSCSCGDYW